The following proteins are encoded in a genomic region of Brachypodium distachyon strain Bd21 chromosome 1, Brachypodium_distachyon_v3.0, whole genome shotgun sequence:
- the LOC100841295 gene encoding uncharacterized protein LOC100841295 — translation MPPPPPELPAELVEEIFLRLPPDDPGCLFRASLVSESWLRRLAGPAFRRRYCEFHRTPPMLGFLTSGQAGEDLMNNTHFVPTVKLCPPGPGHKYLQALDARHSRILFLTDPEDSIRVPRELIIWDPITLEEWTIPDPGLSSWAAVLCAKEGCDHLDCHGHPFLVACVSLGDEEFSCSAILYSSETDSWSDETSVDHDEEHLTCYTYVDYMPPNVLVGNTLYFDCHPFRIIIQYDLADRELSLIDTPDVQDSVDGQLTVENDVLGFAKIKESSIYLWLREVDEHGAAAWVQLRVIKLEKMFSSGALSTKPTMYAFAEGVGVIFLWGKVGLFMIDLKSGRAKKVCYQGKSSISIIPYMSFYTPGHDWGIMPLPPGPPAIDES, via the exons atgcccccgcctccccCGGAGCTCCCGGCCGAGCTCGTCGAGGAAATCTTCCTCCGCCTTCCGCCGGACGACCCCGGGTGCCTCTTCCGCGCCTCCCTCGTCAGCGAGTCCTGGCTCCGTCGCCTCGCTGGTCccgccttccgccgccgctacTGCGAGTTCCACCGGACGCCGCCCATGCTCGGCTTCCTCACCAGCGGCCAAGCCGGAGAGGATCTCATGAACAACACCCACTTCGTCCCGACGGTAAAGCTCTGTCCGCCCGGTCCTGGCCACAAGTACCTGCAAGCACTCGACGCCCGCCACAGCCGCATCCTCTTCCTGACGGATCCTGAGGACTCCATCCGCGTCCCCCGGGAATTAATCATCTGGGACCCAATCACGCTCGAGGAGTGGACAATTCCGGATCCTGGTCTCTCGAGCTGGGCCGCTGTGCTGTGTGCCAAGGAGGGGTGCGACCACCTTGACTGCCATGGCCATCCATTTCTAGTGGCCTGCGTGTCCCTCGGAGACGAAGAGTTTAGCTGCTCTGCCATCCTGTACTCATCGGAGACGGACTCCTGGAGCGACGAGACTTCTGTTGACCACGATGAAGAGCACCTGACTTGTTACACCTACGTAGATTATATGCCACCCAACGTCCTTGTGGGGAACACGCTCTATTTTGACTGTCATCCTTTCCGCATAATAATACAGTATGACTTGGCGGACCGGGAATTGTCGCTGATCGACACGCCAGATGTGCAAGACTCTGTTGATGGCCAGCTGACAGTGGAGAACGACGTACTGGGATTCGCCAAAATAAAGGAGTCCAGCATATACCTTTGGTTGAGGGAAGTTGATGAGCATGGAGCCGCGGCATGGGTGCAACTCAGAGTCATCAAGCTCGAGAAGATGTTCTCCTCTGGTGCCTTGTCAACCAAACCCACCATGTATGCTTTCGCGGAGGGAGTCGGTGTCATTTTCTTATGGGGAAAAGTCGGCCTCTTCATGATTGACCTTAAGTCAGGCCGAGCCAAGAAAGTGTGCTACCAGGGTAAAAGCAGCATTTCTATCATTCCCTATATGAGCTTCTACACTCCAG GACATGATTGGGGCATAATGCCGCTGCCTCCAGGACCTCCTGCGATTGATGAAAGTTGA